GGCCGTTCGCGCGCTCTGCGCTCGGATTCTTCCTTGCTCAAAATGGGCAATCGCTCGGCGGTGGGGCCCAATCGACTCGCGTATTCCTGCCGCCTGCGGTACTGATCGTGCCGCTTTTCAACCTCGTCCTTGTCCTCTTCTCGCTCCTTGTGACTGAGCAAATCTCCTTCCCGCTCTGACCACTTTTCCCGCTCCCGCTCGCGCACATCATCGCGGCCTACTTTTCGCATAATATCTCGCAGTGAATCACTCATCTCTCAACCCTCCAAAGCCAGATAACATTAAGACAACCAGATAATCCAAAAATAACGCACCACATCCCGCTTGTCAAAAGGTAATTCCCACTTTTAAAAACATCGGGGTTGACGCAGGTCCTCTTTGCATACATATTGAAGTCAGACACACCATGCGAAAGGAAATACATGTCCAATTTGGAACGACTCATCAACATCATGGCGCAATTGAGAGGACCTGCGGGCTGCCCGTGGGACAAAGAGCAAACACACCAGAGCCTGAAACCCTACCTCATCGAAGAAGCCTATGAACTCCTCGAGGCAATTGACGACAATGACGATGGCGAAATCAAAGAAGAACTGGGCGACCTCTTGCTACAAGTCGTCTTTCACGCGCAAATTGCCAGTGAAGAAAACCGATTTACCATAGACGACGTGGCCGAAGCCATCGCCGACAAACTCATCCGCCGCCATCCGCATGTTTTTGGCGACACGCAAGCCGATACACCCGACGAAGTCATCAAAAATTGGGAAGCCATCAAAGCCGAAGAAAAACCCGACAAAAAAGCCTCTCTGCTCGACGGAGTGCCACAACACCTGCCGGCATTATTGAAAGCTCGCAGACTCCAGGAAAAAGCCGCGCGTGTGGGATTTGAATGGGAATACATTGCTGATGTAGCTCAAAAAGTGCGGGAAGAAACAGAAGAATTGATGCACGCACGAGAAAGCGGCGTAACAGAAAAGATCCAGGAAGAATTTGGAGACTTGCTATTTGCCCTGGTCAATCTCGCTCGATTTCTCAAAATATGCCCCGAAGAAGCACTCATACAAACCAACAGAAAATTTCAATCGCGCTTTCAGTACATCGAAACCGAACTGTGCAAACAG
The nucleotide sequence above comes from Gemmatimonadota bacterium. Encoded proteins:
- the mazG gene encoding nucleoside triphosphate pyrophosphohydrolase; translated protein: MSNLERLINIMAQLRGPAGCPWDKEQTHQSLKPYLIEEAYELLEAIDDNDDGEIKEELGDLLLQVVFHAQIASEENRFTIDDVAEAIADKLIRRHPHVFGDTQADTPDEVIKNWEAIKAEEKPDKKASLLDGVPQHLPALLKARRLQEKAARVGFEWEYIADVAQKVREETEELMHARESGVTEKIQEEFGDLLFALVNLARFLKICPEEALIQTNRKFQSRFQYIETELCKQHKTPDDATLEEMDALWEAAKKEN